Below is a window of Clavibacter michiganensis subsp. tessellarius DNA.
GGAGGCGCCGGGCGCCCGGGGTAGATTCCGGGACCAGCTGGACGCCCCCGTTTCGGGGGCGTCCCCTCGTCGGCACAGTCGTGCCCGCGCTCGCTCGAACAGAGGAGAAGACCATCAGCGACGATGAAGGACAGGATCCACCAGGAGGAGAACGCCTCCCCGGGCGGGTCGGCCGGAGGGGCGTCGTCCTCGGCATGGCCGGGGTGGCCGCGGCGCTCGCCATCGCCCCGTCGTTCACCCGCGCGGACCTGGCCGTGGCGGCGACCGCCATCACGTACACCTGGCCGTTCGCCAACGTGGTGCTGCCGGACCGTCGGTACGGACAGCAGTGGGACGCCTACAGGCCGGACGGCAGGAAGCACGCAGGCGCCGACTTCAACGTCGGTGTCGCGTACCGGGGCACGCCGGTCCTGTCGATCGCGGACGGCACGGTCGTCCGAGGCCGGTACACGGCGGAGGCGAGCGGGACGCAGACCTACACGTTCGGGAACTTCGTCACCATCCGCAACGGTGACGGGATCTACGCGACGTACGCCCACATGGACGGCGCGCCTCTGGTCAACCCGGGCGACCGGGTGTCCCGCGGGCAGACCGTCGGGCGCCTCGGCAGCACCGGCACGAACGTGTTCCACCTCCACCTCGAGATGCGCACCGGCGATCACGCCGGCGACTTCACCACCCAGGACGACTTCGATCCCGTGCCCTTCATCCAGGCACGGCTCGACGTCCCCATCCCCCCCGCGATCGAAGACCTACCGGAAAGGCAAGAGATGTACTTGACCCGCAACAGCACAGGAGAGGTCGCGGTCTTCGGAGCCGACTACCGCAACGTCGCCGGAGGAGCATCCGGCCGGCACAGCTTCACGAGCTTCCAGGAGTACCAGGACTGGCGCGAGCTGGTGCGCTTCTACAACCAGCAGATCGACGTGCAGGGCCTGGACACGCGCGGGAAGCTCTTCCTGCCCCCGGCCGACATCACGAAGATCACGGGCGT
It encodes the following:
- a CDS encoding M23 family metallopeptidase yields the protein MAGVAAALAIAPSFTRADLAVAATAITYTWPFANVVLPDRRYGQQWDAYRPDGRKHAGADFNVGVAYRGTPVLSIADGTVVRGRYTAEASGTQTYTFGNFVTIRNGDGIYATYAHMDGAPLVNPGDRVSRGQTVGRLGSTGTNVFHLHLEMRTGDHAGDFTTQDDFDPVPFIQARLDVPIPPAIEDLPERQEMYLTRNSTGEVAVFGADYRNVAGGASGRHSFTSFQEYQDWRELVRFYNQQIDVQGLDTRGKLFLPPADITKITGVTEANWAVVNSVHGS